In Burkholderia sp. GAS332, one DNA window encodes the following:
- a CDS encoding Uncharacterized small protein, protein MRLGKRPATPAHPAYRAGDVLKLKSGGRPMTVTWTGPVLFAPGNWLICQWFGDDGELQQEMFPEETLERAHSTLTA, encoded by the coding sequence ATGCGACTGGGAAAGAGACCTGCGACGCCTGCACACCCCGCCTACCGCGCCGGCGACGTCCTGAAGCTCAAATCCGGCGGACGTCCGATGACGGTCACCTGGACCGGGCCGGTGCTGTTCGCGCCGGGCAACTGGCTGATCTGCCAGTGGTTCGGCGACGACGGCGAACTGCAACAGGAAATGTTTCCGGAAGAGACGCTGGAACGGGCGCACAGCACGCTCACAGCCTAG
- a CDS encoding putative copper resistance protein D: MSMDGLWIGQVAMAALMNVAFAFAIGSALLGAWLAKDAQTKINPARPAWLRAQRSMLTATVVLVLADLGWLWYQAASMSGVALPVALGVIPTVLTQTHVGYGWSVAFAGALVLLGTAMASHTGMLRNALLWLAVIAIAAGKASLGHAADAGPFSAAIAMQTLHVLVTGVWGGLAMAAGLSVLPALGTSTARGMLIRTATQVSNLSVVAVGLVLLTGIFNAVRGSGGSFEAIEVSTWGHVLTLKLTLIALALVLGGLNRFSALPRLRRTASTMDAHTFVNVLYLEALAMVGVFVAAAALSHSVPAFAALG; this comes from the coding sequence ATGAGCATGGACGGATTGTGGATCGGGCAGGTCGCCATGGCCGCGCTCATGAATGTCGCGTTTGCGTTTGCCATCGGTTCGGCGTTGCTCGGCGCGTGGCTCGCCAAGGACGCGCAGACCAAGATCAACCCTGCGCGGCCCGCCTGGTTGCGCGCCCAACGGTCGATGCTGACGGCTACCGTCGTGCTGGTGCTGGCGGACCTCGGCTGGCTGTGGTATCAGGCGGCGTCGATGAGCGGCGTTGCGCTGCCGGTGGCGCTGGGCGTGATACCGACTGTCCTGACGCAAACCCATGTCGGTTATGGCTGGAGCGTGGCGTTTGCCGGCGCGCTGGTGCTGCTGGGCACGGCCATGGCCAGTCATACCGGCATGCTGCGCAATGCGCTGCTGTGGCTGGCGGTGATCGCGATTGCGGCGGGCAAGGCGTCGCTCGGGCATGCGGCCGATGCCGGCCCGTTCTCGGCGGCGATCGCCATGCAGACGCTGCATGTGCTGGTCACCGGCGTCTGGGGCGGGTTGGCGATGGCGGCGGGACTCTCGGTATTGCCCGCGCTCGGCACATCCACCGCCCGTGGGATGCTGATCCGCACGGCGACGCAGGTATCGAACCTGTCGGTGGTGGCGGTCGGACTGGTCCTGCTCACGGGCATCTTCAATGCCGTGCGCGGTTCGGGCGGCTCCTTCGAAGCGATCGAGGTGAGCACCTGGGGTCATGTGCTGACGCTGAAGCTGACGCTGATCGCGCTCGCGCTGGTGCTCGGCGGACTCAACCGCTTCTCGGCGCTGCCGCGCTTGCGCCGCACGGCCTCGACGATGGACGCGCATACCTTCGTCAACGTGCTGTATCTGGAAGCCCTGGCGATGGTCGGCGTGTTCGTCGCAGCGGCCGCGTTGTCGCACAGCGTGCCGGCATTCGCCGCGTTGGGCTGA
- a CDS encoding Fatty acid desaturase, producing MHTELNHVMPWRIEDIDLTRIDRQKAVANEDLLLLLCAASFIESGTDLYTSNLSTFFDGDPEVSAWLNQEWEPEEMQHGRALKTYVAYVWPEFDWDTAFRNFMEEYSLTCSFEDFEKTRALEMVARCVVETGTATLYRAIGECSDEPVLKQITDNIRTDEVRHYKHFFKFFKKYNKIEGNGRLAVLGALMRRVMEIKNEDSEIALRHVFAIRYPERVHDSVYNRERAARINALVRRNLSADMCVKMLLKPLDLPAKIQPGVHYPLAKITQHVFFR from the coding sequence ATGCACACTGAGCTGAACCATGTGATGCCCTGGCGGATTGAGGATATCGACCTCACCCGCATAGATCGCCAGAAGGCAGTGGCTAACGAAGACCTGCTGCTTCTGTTGTGCGCCGCTTCATTTATCGAAAGCGGCACTGATCTTTACACCAGCAATCTGAGCACGTTCTTCGACGGCGACCCGGAAGTCTCCGCCTGGCTCAACCAGGAATGGGAGCCGGAAGAAATGCAGCACGGCCGCGCGCTCAAGACGTATGTCGCTTACGTCTGGCCTGAGTTCGATTGGGATACTGCGTTTCGCAATTTCATGGAGGAGTATTCGCTGACCTGTTCGTTCGAAGACTTCGAAAAGACTCGCGCGCTCGAGATGGTCGCCCGCTGCGTCGTGGAAACGGGCACCGCAACGCTGTATCGCGCGATCGGCGAATGTTCGGACGAGCCGGTGCTCAAGCAGATCACCGACAACATCCGCACTGACGAAGTCCGTCACTACAAGCACTTTTTCAAGTTCTTCAAGAAGTACAACAAGATCGAAGGCAATGGCCGTCTTGCGGTTCTTGGCGCGTTGATGCGCCGCGTGATGGAAATCAAGAACGAAGACTCGGAGATCGCGTTGCGCCATGTCTTTGCGATTCGTTATCCGGAACGGGTGCACGATTCGGTCTATAACCGCGAACGCGCGGCCCGTATCAATGCGCTGGTGCGGCGCAATCTGTCGGCGGACATGTGCGTGAAGATGCTGCTTAAGCCGCTCGATCTGCCGGCCAAGATTCAGCCTGGCGTGCATTACCCGCTTGCCAAGATCACGCAGCACGTGTTTTTCCGTTGA
- a CDS encoding galactonate dehydratase yields the protein MKITKLETFIVPPRWCFLKIETDEGIVGWGEPVVEGRAHTVAAAVEELSDYLIGKDPLLIEDHWQVMYRSGFYRGGPITMSAIAGVDQALWDIKGKHHGVPIHALLGGQVRDKIKVYSWIGGDRPSDVANNARAVVERGFKAVKMNGSEELQIIDTFDKVQGVINNVAAVREAVGPNIGIGVDFHGRVHKPMAKVLAKELDPYKLLFIEEPVLSENAEALRDIVNQTNTPIALGERLYSRWDFKHILSGGYVDIIQPDASHAGGITECRKIASMAEAYDVALALHCPLGPIALATCLQIDAVSYNAFIQEQSLGIHYNQGNDLLDYIKNPEVFKYEDGFVSIPQGPGLGIEVNEEKVREMAKVGHRWRNPVWRHEDGSVAEW from the coding sequence ATGAAAATCACCAAGCTCGAAACCTTCATCGTTCCACCGCGCTGGTGCTTCCTGAAGATCGAGACCGACGAAGGCATCGTCGGCTGGGGCGAGCCGGTGGTCGAAGGCCGCGCGCATACGGTGGCGGCCGCCGTCGAGGAACTGTCCGACTATCTGATCGGCAAAGACCCGCTGCTGATCGAAGACCACTGGCAGGTGATGTATCGCTCAGGCTTCTACCGCGGCGGCCCGATCACCATGAGCGCGATCGCAGGCGTCGACCAGGCACTGTGGGACATCAAGGGCAAGCATCACGGCGTGCCGATTCATGCGCTGCTCGGCGGCCAGGTGCGCGACAAGATCAAGGTGTATTCGTGGATCGGCGGCGACCGTCCGAGCGACGTCGCGAACAACGCACGCGCCGTCGTCGAGCGCGGCTTCAAGGCCGTGAAGATGAACGGCTCGGAAGAGTTGCAGATCATCGACACCTTCGACAAGGTGCAAGGCGTCATCAACAACGTCGCCGCCGTGCGTGAAGCGGTTGGGCCGAACATCGGCATCGGCGTGGACTTCCACGGCCGTGTGCATAAGCCGATGGCGAAGGTGCTGGCGAAAGAACTCGACCCGTACAAGCTGCTCTTCATCGAAGAGCCGGTGCTGTCGGAAAACGCGGAAGCCTTGCGCGACATCGTCAACCAGACCAACACGCCGATCGCTTTGGGCGAACGTCTGTATTCGCGCTGGGACTTCAAGCACATCCTGTCGGGCGGCTACGTCGACATCATCCAGCCGGACGCGTCGCACGCGGGCGGGATCACCGAGTGCCGCAAGATCGCGTCGATGGCCGAAGCGTACGACGTCGCGCTCGCGCTGCACTGCCCGCTCGGTCCGATTGCTTTGGCGACCTGCCTGCAGATCGACGCGGTGAGCTACAACGCGTTCATCCAGGAACAGAGCTTGGGCATTCACTACAACCAGGGCAACGACCTGCTCGACTACATCAAGAACCCCGAAGTCTTCAAATACGAAGACGGCTTCGTGTCGATTCCGCAAGGCCCGGGCCTCGGTATCGAAGTGAACGAGGAGAAGGTGCGCGAGATGGCGAAGGTCGGCCACCGCTGGCGCAATCCGGTATGGCGCCATGAGGATGGCAGCGTCGCGGAATGGTGA
- a CDS encoding 2,4-dienoyl-CoA reductase (NADPH2), translating to MNAIPSPLSPVSTPGPFSPLRIGPLTLRNRLIKSATNEGMTPGGMPSQLLVKLHESIAAGGAAMTTIAYCAVSADGRTFVDQAQLDATTLAPFRALTDAVHSQGAAACAQITHGGCFTFLPELSTRRPLSASGGFNKVGLMSGRFFKQAMTESDMETTVRQFVQAARAAREAGFDAVEIHMGHGYLLSQFLSPLYNHRRDVYGGSPEKRARFPARVLRAVLDEVGRDMAVLCKIGVTEGVKGGGTAEDAARIARVLEAEGAHMLVLSGGMNVESVWQLFGSPMPAEARANVSNPIVRCAMSLQKFTEPKFDGFKEMYFLEHSRKVREAVRMPLAYLGGVRSLANIELAMQEGFDAVAMARALVFDPGFVERLRAVPAKPSGCTSCNRCVVMMYTPGGTSCVLQAPNDAALNLIPAG from the coding sequence ATGAACGCCATCCCGAGTCCGCTCAGCCCTGTCAGCACGCCGGGTCCTTTCAGCCCCCTGCGCATTGGCCCGCTCACGCTGCGCAACCGCCTGATCAAATCGGCGACCAACGAAGGCATGACGCCAGGCGGCATGCCTTCGCAATTGCTCGTGAAGCTGCACGAAAGCATCGCGGCGGGCGGCGCAGCGATGACGACCATCGCTTACTGCGCGGTCAGCGCCGATGGCCGCACCTTCGTCGATCAGGCCCAGCTCGACGCGACCACGCTCGCACCGTTTCGCGCCTTGACCGATGCGGTCCACAGCCAGGGTGCCGCCGCCTGCGCACAGATCACGCACGGCGGCTGCTTCACCTTCCTGCCCGAGCTATCGACACGACGCCCCCTCAGCGCGTCGGGCGGCTTCAACAAAGTCGGCCTGATGAGCGGCCGCTTTTTCAAACAGGCGATGACCGAATCGGACATGGAGACGACCGTGCGCCAGTTCGTGCAAGCCGCGCGTGCCGCCCGCGAAGCCGGCTTCGATGCCGTTGAAATCCATATGGGCCACGGCTATCTCCTCAGCCAGTTCCTGTCGCCGCTCTACAACCATCGTCGTGACGTATACGGCGGCTCGCCTGAAAAGCGCGCCCGCTTTCCAGCCCGGGTGTTGCGCGCCGTGCTCGACGAAGTCGGCCGCGATATGGCGGTGCTCTGCAAGATCGGCGTGACCGAAGGCGTCAAAGGCGGCGGCACTGCTGAAGACGCCGCCAGGATTGCCCGCGTGCTCGAAGCTGAAGGCGCGCATATGCTGGTGCTGAGCGGCGGGATGAATGTCGAATCGGTGTGGCAGTTGTTCGGCAGTCCGATGCCCGCTGAAGCACGCGCCAATGTATCGAATCCCATCGTGCGATGTGCCATGTCCTTGCAGAAGTTCACCGAACCCAAATTCGACGGCTTCAAGGAGATGTACTTTCTGGAGCATTCCCGCAAGGTGCGTGAAGCGGTTCGAATGCCGCTCGCTTATCTTGGCGGCGTGCGTTCGCTCGCGAACATCGAACTGGCCATGCAGGAAGGATTCGACGCGGTGGCGATGGCGCGCGCGCTGGTGTTCGATCCGGGCTTTGTCGAGAGGCTGCGCGCGGTGCCGGCGAAACCCTCGGGTTGCACGTCGTGCAACCGCTGTGTGGTGATGATGTACACGCCGGGCGGGACGTCGTGTGTGCTGCAGGCGCCGAACGATGCCGCGCTGAATTTGATTCCCGCAGGCTGA
- a CDS encoding Cytochrome c, mono-and diheme variants has translation MKRKSLFALSAVVVVAAAALVPVLWSGGDNLHNGSAMAATPADQAALIKKGEYLARAGDCIACHTVRGGKQFAGGLPMLTPFGTMFTPNITPDDQYGIGKWTQDDFYRAMHTGRSKDGSLLYPGFPFTSYTKVTRADSDAIYAYLRSVTPVNVPSRPHELKFPFNQRNMLIGWRTLFFREGEYKADPTKSVEWNRGAYLIEGLGHCGMCHTSINAMGGPVSSAAFAGGLIPLQNWYAPSLTSNKEAGLGDWETKDIADLLKTGVSARGAVFGPMAEVVHNSLQYMSDDDINAMATYLKTIPQKSEAPEPLQLETSEKFGGELLKQGQKIYADNCAKCHAENGLGMPPSFPPLANNQSIQMPSAVNPIRMVLNGGYPPSTDGNPHPYGMPPFAQALSNTEVAAVVTYIRMSWGNHGTAVSPQQVSDLRSAPLD, from the coding sequence ATGAAACGCAAGTCTTTGTTCGCCCTCTCGGCAGTCGTCGTCGTTGCGGCTGCCGCACTCGTTCCCGTCCTGTGGTCGGGCGGCGACAACCTGCATAACGGCTCGGCGATGGCGGCAACGCCCGCCGACCAGGCCGCGCTGATCAAGAAGGGCGAGTACCTCGCCCGCGCTGGCGACTGTATCGCCTGCCACACGGTGCGCGGCGGCAAGCAGTTTGCCGGCGGCCTGCCGATGCTGACGCCGTTCGGCACGATGTTCACGCCGAACATCACGCCTGACGACCAGTACGGTATCGGCAAGTGGACGCAGGACGACTTCTACCGCGCCATGCACACGGGCCGTTCGAAAGACGGCAGCCTGCTGTACCCGGGCTTCCCGTTCACGAGCTACACGAAGGTCACGCGCGCCGACTCGGACGCGATCTACGCCTACCTGCGCTCGGTCACGCCGGTCAATGTGCCGAGCCGTCCGCACGAACTGAAATTCCCGTTCAACCAGCGCAACATGCTGATCGGCTGGCGCACGCTGTTCTTCCGCGAAGGCGAGTACAAGGCTGATCCGACCAAGTCGGTCGAATGGAACCGTGGCGCCTACCTGATCGAAGGCCTCGGCCATTGCGGCATGTGCCACACGTCGATCAACGCCATGGGTGGCCCGGTCAGCTCGGCTGCGTTCGCCGGCGGTTTGATCCCGCTGCAGAACTGGTACGCACCGTCGTTGACGTCGAACAAGGAAGCCGGCCTCGGCGACTGGGAAACCAAAGACATCGCCGACCTGCTGAAGACCGGTGTGTCGGCCCGTGGCGCGGTGTTCGGTCCGATGGCTGAAGTGGTTCACAACAGCCTGCAATACATGTCGGACGACGACATCAACGCGATGGCCACGTACCTGAAGACGATTCCGCAGAAGAGCGAAGCACCGGAACCGCTGCAGCTCGAAACCTCGGAAAAGTTCGGCGGCGAACTGTTGAAGCAAGGTCAGAAGATCTACGCTGACAACTGCGCGAAGTGTCACGCGGAAAATGGCCTCGGCATGCCGCCGTCGTTCCCGCCGCTGGCGAACAACCAGTCGATCCAGATGCCGTCGGCGGTCAATCCGATCCGTATGGTGCTGAACGGCGGTTACCCGCCGAGCACGGACGGCAACCCGCATCCGTACGGCATGCCGCCGTTCGCCCAGGCGCTGTCGAACACGGAAGTGGCAGCCGTCGTGACGTACATTCGTATGTCCTGGGGCAACCACGGTACGGCTGTGTCGCCGCAGCAAGTGTCGGATCTGCGTTCGGCGCCGCTCGACTAA
- a CDS encoding ATP-dependent RNA helicase RhlE: MSFDSLGLSEPLVRAVHELGYTTPTPIQTQAIPAVLNGGDLLAGAQTGTGKTAGFTLPILQRLNTMPAVTSASGKRVVRALILTPTRELAAQVEESVRAYGKYLKLKSTVMFGGVGINPQIGALRSGVDIVVATPGRLLDHMQQKTIDLSHLEILVLDEADRMLDMGFIHDIKRVLAKLPPKRQNLLFSATFSDEIKTLADNLLDSPALIEVARRNTTAELVAQKIHPVDRDKKRELLTHLIKQHNWFQVLVFTRTKHGANRLAEQLTKDGISALAIHGNKSQSARTRALAEFKDATLQVLVATDIAARGIDIDQLPHVVNYDLPNVPEDYVHRIGRTGRAGASGEAISLVCVDELQLLKDIEKLIKRQVPQEVIAGFEPDPTAKPEPILRRGQGGGGGGGRSPRQGQGAPKRDGGRRDGAAAAKPAQRSGQRPANGQQQPKSQGAKPAGNGNGGQPRRDGQRHDGQPRAAAHEGGAAQHAPRKPQGAKPQGGNPGALLGGAKPRNDAPRGGQPTRSGARGR; this comes from the coding sequence ATGTCTTTTGATTCCCTCGGCTTGTCCGAACCGCTGGTCCGCGCTGTACACGAACTCGGCTACACCACCCCGACTCCAATCCAGACGCAAGCAATCCCCGCCGTGCTCAACGGCGGCGACCTGCTGGCTGGCGCGCAGACCGGCACCGGCAAGACCGCCGGCTTTACGCTGCCGATCCTGCAGCGTCTGAACACCATGCCCGCTGTCACCTCGGCATCGGGCAAGCGCGTCGTCCGCGCGCTGATCCTCACGCCGACGCGTGAGCTGGCCGCCCAGGTCGAAGAAAGCGTGCGCGCCTACGGCAAGTACCTGAAGCTGAAGTCGACCGTGATGTTCGGCGGCGTCGGCATCAATCCGCAGATCGGCGCGTTGCGCAGCGGCGTGGACATCGTCGTCGCGACGCCGGGCCGTTTGCTCGACCACATGCAGCAGAAGACCATCGATCTGTCGCATCTCGAGATTCTCGTGCTCGACGAAGCGGACCGCATGCTGGACATGGGCTTCATCCATGACATCAAGCGCGTGCTCGCGAAGTTGCCGCCGAAGCGTCAGAACCTGTTGTTCTCGGCTACCTTCTCCGACGAAATCAAGACGCTCGCCGACAATCTGCTCGACTCGCCGGCGCTGATCGAAGTCGCCCGTCGCAATACGACGGCTGAACTCGTCGCACAGAAGATTCACCCGGTCGACCGCGACAAGAAGCGTGAGCTGCTCACGCACCTCATCAAGCAACACAACTGGTTCCAGGTACTGGTGTTCACGCGCACGAAGCACGGCGCGAACCGCCTTGCCGAACAGCTGACGAAAGACGGCATCAGCGCGCTGGCGATTCACGGCAACAAGAGCCAATCGGCCCGCACACGCGCGCTCGCCGAGTTCAAGGACGCCACGCTGCAAGTGCTGGTCGCGACCGACATCGCGGCACGCGGCATCGATATCGATCAGCTGCCGCACGTGGTCAACTACGATTTACCGAACGTGCCGGAAGATTATGTACACCGGATCGGCCGCACGGGTCGTGCAGGCGCATCGGGCGAAGCGATTTCGCTGGTGTGCGTCGACGAACTGCAACTGCTGAAGGACATCGAGAAGCTGATCAAGCGTCAGGTGCCGCAAGAGGTGATCGCCGGTTTTGAGCCGGATCCGACTGCCAAGCCGGAACCGATTCTGCGCCGTGGTCAGGGTGGCGGTGGCGGCGGTGGCCGTTCGCCGCGTCAGGGTCAAGGTGCGCCGAAACGTGATGGCGGCCGCCGCGACGGCGCAGCAGCAGCAAAACCCGCACAACGTTCGGGTCAACGCCCGGCGAATGGTCAGCAGCAGCCGAAGTCGCAAGGTGCGAAGCCGGCCGGTAACGGCAACGGCGGACAGCCGCGCCGCGACGGCCAGCGTCATGACGGTCAGCCGCGTGCAGCGGCGCACGAAGGCGGCGCCGCGCAACATGCGCCGCGCAAGCCGCAGGGCGCCAAGCCGCAAGGTGGCAATCCGGGTGCTTTGCTGGGTGGCGCAAAGCCGCGCAATGACGCACCGCGTGGCGGCCAGCCGACGCGCAGTGGCGCGCGGGGCCGTTAA
- a CDS encoding Cytochrome c553, with protein MSSRRIFRPLLALLLIGSAGVYSAAKAQTQPKAPDTMEARVQGCTACHGSHGQGTDNDYFPRLAGKPADYLYNQLQNFREGRRKYPPMNYLVTYLSDDYLHQIATYFSQQRPPYPTPAKPTVSASIVERGQQIVLHGDASKQIPACAACHGKALTGMEPAIPGLVGLHADYISAQLGAWRSGSRHAIAPDCMHTIATRLTDEDVNAVAAWLSTQTAPQNPVPAPARSMKTPLACGSEPQ; from the coding sequence GTGTCTTCAAGACGCATTTTCCGCCCGCTGCTTGCCCTTCTGCTGATTGGCTCCGCGGGTGTCTATAGCGCTGCGAAAGCGCAGACTCAACCGAAGGCCCCCGATACGATGGAAGCGCGTGTGCAAGGCTGCACGGCCTGTCACGGCTCGCATGGCCAAGGTACCGACAACGACTACTTCCCGCGTCTGGCGGGCAAGCCGGCCGACTATCTGTACAACCAGCTACAGAATTTCCGTGAAGGGCGCCGCAAGTACCCGCCGATGAACTACCTCGTCACGTATCTCTCTGACGACTACCTCCATCAGATCGCCACGTACTTCTCGCAACAACGTCCGCCGTACCCCACGCCGGCCAAGCCGACCGTGTCGGCGAGCATCGTCGAGCGCGGCCAGCAGATCGTGCTGCACGGCGACGCATCCAAGCAGATTCCGGCCTGCGCGGCTTGCCACGGCAAGGCGCTGACCGGTATGGAACCCGCTATCCCGGGTCTGGTGGGCCTGCATGCTGACTACATCAGCGCGCAATTGGGCGCATGGCGTTCGGGCTCGCGTCATGCCATCGCACCGGATTGCATGCACACCATCGCCACCCGTCTGACTGACGAAGACGTGAACGCCGTCGCTGCCTGGCTTTCCACGCAAACGGCCCCACAAAACCCCGTGCCGGCTCCGGCCCGCTCGATGAAGACTCCGCTTGCCTGCGGCAGCGAACCGCAATAA
- a CDS encoding transcriptional regulator, GntR family translates to MDTFGVSRTVLREALRTLTSKGLIESRPRVGTRVRPKHAWNLLDVDVLDWYSRVAEPMTFALKLQEMREMIEPYAAGLAAASHTDDTFNALAAAHASMVGARNVDEWVRADLQFHLSVLTACSNELLIPLGTLIERTLEAQLRLNAKRADVFNASLAEHTAVFEAIRDRDAAAAQAAMAGLLGVTRGRIEG, encoded by the coding sequence ATGGACACCTTTGGCGTGAGCCGCACGGTGTTGCGCGAGGCGCTGCGCACGCTGACGTCGAAAGGGCTGATCGAATCGCGTCCGCGGGTGGGCACACGCGTGCGGCCGAAGCACGCGTGGAATCTGCTCGATGTCGATGTGCTCGACTGGTACTCGCGCGTCGCCGAGCCGATGACGTTTGCGCTGAAGTTGCAGGAAATGCGCGAGATGATCGAGCCGTACGCGGCGGGTCTGGCGGCGGCCTCGCATACGGACGACACCTTCAATGCGCTGGCGGCGGCGCATGCGTCAATGGTGGGGGCGCGCAATGTCGATGAATGGGTACGCGCCGATCTGCAGTTTCATTTAAGCGTGCTGACGGCATGCAGCAACGAATTGCTGATTCCGCTCGGCACGCTGATCGAGCGCACGCTGGAAGCGCAGCTGCGCCTGAATGCGAAACGCGCGGACGTATTCAACGCGTCGTTGGCCGAACATACGGCGGTGTTCGAGGCAATCCGGGACCGTGACGCGGCGGCGGCGCAAGCGGCGATGGCGGGTTTGCTGGGGGTGACGCGCGGGCGCATCGAAGGGTGA
- a CDS encoding hemolysin III, translating to MHVGERFNSITHLVGAVLSVAGLATLVTMGALDGDAYKVVSFSVYGAMLFVLYAISTLYHSVRNPRVKAVLQKCDHSAIYLLIAGSYTPFTLVTLRGPWGWSLFGVSWGLAALGIVQELTLGRRTRSVSMVLYVLMGWLALVAVRPLVQALPAAGTAWLVAGGIIYSAGIYFFINDERIRHGHGIWHLFVLAGSLCQFVSVARYVA from the coding sequence GTGCATGTCGGTGAGCGTTTCAACAGCATTACCCATCTCGTCGGCGCCGTGCTGTCGGTGGCGGGGCTGGCTACGCTCGTGACCATGGGCGCGCTCGACGGCGACGCGTACAAGGTGGTCAGCTTCAGTGTCTACGGTGCGATGCTGTTCGTGCTGTATGCTATCTCGACGCTTTACCACAGCGTGCGCAACCCGCGCGTGAAAGCTGTGCTGCAGAAATGCGATCATTCGGCGATCTACCTGTTGATTGCCGGCAGTTACACCCCGTTCACACTTGTTACGTTGCGCGGACCGTGGGGCTGGTCGCTATTCGGCGTAAGCTGGGGGCTTGCCGCTCTCGGCATCGTGCAGGAACTGACGCTCGGGCGACGCACCCGCAGCGTTTCGATGGTGCTGTATGTATTGATGGGATGGCTCGCGCTCGTTGCCGTCCGCCCGCTGGTTCAAGCCTTACCGGCAGCGGGTACCGCCTGGCTCGTGGCCGGCGGGATCATCTACAGCGCCGGTATCTACTTCTTCATCAACGACGAGCGCATCCGGCACGGACATGGTATCTGGCACCTGTTCGTACTGGCGGGCAGTCTGTGTCAATTCGTCAGTGTTGCGCGCTACGTCGCGTGA
- a CDS encoding MFS transporter, ACS family, D-galactonate transporter, whose protein sequence is METTHLQTQATGKRHRLLAMLFVTVVITYLDRSNLSIAATAIAQDLQLDPAHMGLVFSAFGWSYALLQIPGGMLVDRTRPRLLLALVIGLWSLATILQGFASAFAMLLSLRVLLGALEAPAYPTLNRVVTTWFPDSERARAIATYTCGQYVGLAFLTPALVLTQQHFGWQGVFFLTGAIGIAWGFVWYALYREPSEASDVNEAELETIRAGGGLIELGDTRRARARYTAADWRAVLGNRKLWGVYIGQIAVTSTLWFFLTWFPTYLVKYRHMDFLKAGFMAAVPFLAAFVGILTSGLLSDWMIKRGVSATVARKVPIVTGLLLSTAIVGANYVETTSMVILFMAIAFFGSGFSSITWVLVSSMAKKELLGLTGGMFNLMGNLSSICVPIVIGLIVRNNDFKPALVFMSGVGLVGALCYLFLVGRIERIR, encoded by the coding sequence GTGGAGACAACCCACCTTCAAACGCAAGCGACCGGCAAGCGCCACCGTCTGCTTGCGATGCTGTTCGTCACCGTCGTCATCACGTATCTCGATCGCAGCAATCTGTCGATCGCAGCCACCGCCATCGCTCAGGACCTGCAACTCGATCCGGCCCATATGGGGTTGGTGTTTTCCGCATTCGGCTGGTCGTACGCATTGCTGCAGATTCCCGGCGGCATGCTGGTCGACCGCACGCGGCCCCGGCTCCTGTTGGCGCTCGTTATCGGACTATGGTCGCTGGCGACGATTCTGCAGGGCTTCGCTAGCGCGTTTGCGATGCTGCTGTCACTGCGTGTGCTGCTCGGCGCTTTGGAGGCACCGGCTTATCCGACGTTGAATCGCGTCGTGACCACCTGGTTTCCCGATAGCGAACGGGCTCGCGCGATTGCCACGTACACGTGCGGCCAATATGTCGGGCTCGCGTTTCTGACGCCCGCGCTCGTTCTGACGCAACAGCATTTCGGCTGGCAGGGCGTGTTCTTTCTTACCGGCGCGATCGGTATTGCATGGGGCTTCGTCTGGTATGCGCTGTATCGCGAGCCGTCGGAAGCGTCGGATGTGAACGAAGCCGAACTCGAAACGATCCGCGCAGGCGGGGGCCTCATCGAACTGGGCGACACGCGCCGCGCCCGCGCGCGCTATACGGCCGCCGACTGGCGCGCGGTGCTCGGCAACCGCAAGCTATGGGGCGTGTATATCGGCCAGATCGCGGTCACCTCGACATTGTGGTTTTTCCTGACGTGGTTTCCCACCTACCTCGTCAAATACCGGCACATGGATTTTCTAAAGGCCGGCTTCATGGCGGCGGTGCCATTTCTCGCCGCGTTTGTCGGCATTCTGACTTCCGGTCTGCTGTCGGACTGGATGATCAAACGCGGCGTGTCGGCCACCGTCGCACGCAAGGTGCCGATCGTAACGGGCTTGCTGCTGTCCACGGCGATCGTCGGTGCAAACTATGTCGAGACGACTTCGATGGTGATCCTCTTCATGGCGATCGCATTCTTCGGCAGCGGTTTTTCGTCGATCACATGGGTGCTGGTGTCGTCGATGGCAAAGAAGGAGTTGCTCGGCCTCACCGGCGGCATGTTCAATCTGATGGGCAACCTGTCGTCGATCTGCGTGCCGATCGTGATCGGCCTCATCGTCAGGAACAACGACTTTAAACCCGCACTGGTCTTCATGAGCGGTGTCGGCCTGGTCGGCGCGTTGTGTTATCTGTTCCTGGTGGGGCGAATCGAACGGATCCGCTGA